A part of Spiribacter vilamensis genomic DNA contains:
- a CDS encoding LysR family transcriptional regulator, with amino-acid sequence MDQAAEMQMFVRAVDRGSFSSAARDLDLTPSAVSKQIRRLEDRLGVRLFNRTTRRVSLTEVGSAYYERCSRIIQEIQEAEEAVTALNENPRGTLRVAATVAFGRVEVLPRIQEFLERYPELNIEFELTDRQVDLIEEGIDVAIQWREQMDDPSLVARRLCVNRRIICASPDYIARHGAPATPEELLSHNCLTLYEVSQFNDWAFEDPAQGHRTLHVKGNFRANTADALYEAALAGVGLARLSTWLVMPAIRRGDLVPVLPQYPHERSAYFLLYPHRRHLSRKVRAFVDFLVEVFTPVPPWEREGVEFTEAEWRERIERG; translated from the coding sequence ATGGATCAGGCGGCGGAAATGCAGATGTTCGTCCGGGCGGTGGACCGCGGGAGCTTCTCCTCGGCCGCCCGCGATCTCGATCTCACGCCTTCGGCGGTCAGTAAACAGATCCGCCGGCTCGAGGATCGGCTCGGGGTGCGTCTTTTCAACCGAACGACCCGGCGCGTGAGCCTGACCGAGGTCGGATCGGCCTATTACGAGCGCTGCTCGCGGATCATCCAGGAGATCCAGGAGGCCGAGGAGGCGGTCACCGCGCTCAATGAAAACCCCCGTGGCACGCTGCGCGTGGCGGCGACGGTGGCATTCGGCCGGGTCGAGGTGCTGCCGCGGATCCAGGAATTCCTCGAGCGTTATCCCGAGCTCAATATCGAGTTCGAGCTCACCGACCGCCAGGTGGATCTGATCGAGGAGGGGATCGATGTCGCCATCCAGTGGCGCGAGCAGATGGACGATCCCTCGCTCGTCGCCCGGCGGCTGTGCGTCAATCGGCGGATCATCTGTGCCTCACCGGATTACATCGCCCGTCACGGGGCCCCCGCGACCCCCGAGGAGCTCCTCTCGCACAACTGCCTCACGCTCTACGAGGTCTCCCAGTTCAACGACTGGGCGTTCGAGGATCCGGCGCAGGGGCATCGCACACTCCATGTCAAAGGCAACTTCCGGGCCAATACCGCCGACGCGCTCTACGAGGCCGCCCTGGCAGGTGTCGGGCTGGCGCGGCTGTCCACCTGGCTGGTGATGCCGGCGATCCGGCGTGGCGACCTGGTGCCGGTGCTGCCTCAGTATCCCCACGAGCGCTCGGCGTACTTCCTGCTCTACCCCCATCGCCGTCACCTGTCGCGCAAGGTCCGGGCGTTCGTGGACTTTCTCGTCGAGGTGTTCACCCCGGTCCCGCCCTGGGAGCGGGAAGGGGTCGAGTTTACCGAGGCCGAGTGGCGGGAGCGGATCGAGCGGGGCTGA
- a CDS encoding AzlC family ABC transporter permease: protein MESARRQAFADGLKAVGPMVAAIVPFGMTAGVAGLDAGLGAALTMGMSLIVFAGASQIASIQLIDAGAAVPLVVITALIINLRMLMYSAHLAPHFHHLTLGWRSLMAYILTDQAYALTISRVMSEGGERYSHWFYLGVALPLWGVWQLATAFGYWAGTAMPPSWELGFIVPLIFLSLLMMSINSRPGVIAALVAGSLSVLGRDLPAGLGLILASLVGIAAGVIVEEWRRD, encoded by the coding sequence GTGGAATCCGCCCGCCGACAGGCGTTTGCCGATGGCCTGAAGGCCGTCGGGCCCATGGTCGCCGCGATTGTGCCATTCGGTATGACCGCCGGGGTGGCGGGGCTCGACGCCGGGCTTGGCGCGGCGTTGACGATGGGGATGTCGCTGATCGTCTTCGCCGGTGCCTCGCAGATCGCGAGCATCCAGCTCATCGATGCCGGTGCCGCGGTGCCGCTGGTGGTGATTACGGCGCTGATCATCAACCTGCGCATGCTCATGTACAGCGCCCACCTGGCACCGCATTTCCATCACCTGACCCTGGGCTGGCGCTCGTTGATGGCCTATATCCTCACCGACCAGGCTTATGCCCTGACCATTTCGCGGGTGATGAGCGAGGGCGGTGAGCGCTACAGTCACTGGTTCTACCTCGGCGTGGCGCTGCCCCTCTGGGGCGTCTGGCAGCTGGCGACCGCGTTCGGCTACTGGGCCGGCACCGCGATGCCGCCGTCCTGGGAGCTGGGGTTCATTGTCCCGCTGATCTTTCTGTCGCTGCTGATGATGTCGATCAACAGCCGCCCCGGCGTCATCGCGGCGCTGGTGGCCGGGTCGCTGTCGGTGCTGGGCCGTGATCTGCCCGCCGGGCTGGGGCTGATCCTGGCCTCGCTGGTCGGGATCGCCGCGGGTGTCATCGTGGAGGAGTGGCGGCGTGATTGA
- a CDS encoding glutathione S-transferase family protein, giving the protein MKLFTSPTSPYARLVRVTLIEKHLQDRVDYRFVDPWASPAELLAVNTNCRVPTLVMPSGQVLTEAGVIVLFLERRYPEPRLMPRDAVERVHARLGQALGCVDAGVGVITERRYGDPDTPLARRRFEALRRATDSVADDVDPGASAQDPDLGDLAAALALDWVRFRFGAEVPWRDRQPAVGDWLDQLLGRMSFAATTPPDA; this is encoded by the coding sequence ATGAAGCTTTTCACATCGCCAACGTCGCCTTATGCGCGCCTGGTACGGGTCACGCTGATCGAAAAGCATCTCCAGGATCGCGTCGATTATCGCTTCGTCGATCCGTGGGCGTCGCCGGCGGAACTGCTTGCGGTCAACACCAACTGCCGGGTGCCGACGCTGGTCATGCCGAGCGGCCAGGTGCTGACCGAGGCCGGCGTCATCGTGCTTTTCCTGGAGCGGCGCTATCCGGAACCGCGGCTGATGCCGCGCGATGCCGTCGAACGAGTGCATGCGCGGCTCGGACAGGCCCTCGGCTGTGTCGATGCCGGGGTCGGCGTGATCACCGAGCGTCGCTATGGCGACCCCGATACGCCGCTCGCCCGGCGGCGCTTCGAGGCGCTCCGGCGTGCCACCGACAGCGTGGCCGATGACGTCGATCCGGGTGCCTCGGCGCAGGACCCGGACCTCGGTGACCTGGCCGCGGCACTGGCCCTCGACTGGGTGCGGTTCCGCTTCGGCGCGGAGGTCCCGTGGCGTGATCGGCAGCCAGCGGTGGGCGACTGGCTCGATCAGCTCCTCGGGCGGATGTCGTTCGCGGCGACGACGCCGCCGGACGCCTGA
- the ribA gene encoding GTP cyclohydrolase II codes for MTDSPLDNPSIARETGQARLPTRWGTFRIHGFEADNGGEHVALVMGDPAAADAPLVRVHSECLTGDALFSQRCDCGPQLEAAMKRIGETGEGIIVYLRQEGRGIGLLNKIRAYGLQDEEGADTVEANEALGFAADGRDYGVAASMLGSLGVSRVRLMTNNPAKVDGLEATGVRVVERLSLLAGRNHHNHAYLETKAAKFGHHLDAPDGGTDEA; via the coding sequence ATGACCGATTCGCCCCTCGATAATCCGTCCATCGCCCGCGAGACCGGCCAGGCCCGGCTGCCCACGCGCTGGGGGACCTTCCGCATTCACGGCTTCGAGGCCGATAACGGCGGCGAGCATGTCGCCCTGGTCATGGGTGATCCGGCCGCCGCCGATGCCCCGCTGGTGCGGGTGCACTCGGAGTGCCTGACCGGGGATGCCCTGTTCAGCCAGCGCTGCGACTGCGGCCCCCAGCTTGAGGCGGCCATGAAGCGGATTGGCGAGACCGGCGAGGGGATCATCGTCTACCTGCGCCAGGAAGGGCGCGGCATCGGCCTGCTCAACAAGATCCGCGCCTACGGGCTGCAGGACGAGGAAGGCGCCGACACCGTCGAGGCCAACGAGGCGCTGGGGTTCGCCGCCGACGGTCGTGACTACGGCGTGGCCGCCTCGATGCTGGGATCGCTCGGGGTCTCGCGGGTGCGCCTGATGACCAATAATCCGGCCAAGGTCGACGGCCTGGAGGCCACCGGCGTGCGCGTGGTGGAGCGCCTGTCGCTGCTGGCCGGGCGCAATCATCACAACCACGCCTATCTCGAGACCAAGGCGGCGAAATTCGGGCACCATCTGGACGCGCCCGACGGTGGGACTGACGAGGCGTGA
- a CDS encoding VOC family protein has product MQYLHTMVRISDIDESLKFYCGLLGMEEINRHDSEKGRFTLIFLAAPADGDRARSSDRAPMLELTYNWDPETYNGGRNFGHLAYRVDDIYGLCQHLMDNGVTINRPPRDGHMAFVKSPDGISVELLQSGDPLPAQEPWASMANTGSW; this is encoded by the coding sequence ATGCAGTACCTGCACACGATGGTTCGAATCAGTGATATCGATGAATCCCTCAAGTTCTACTGCGGTTTGCTGGGCATGGAGGAGATCAACCGCCACGACAGCGAGAAGGGCCGGTTCACGCTGATCTTCCTGGCCGCGCCGGCGGACGGCGACCGGGCCCGGTCGAGCGATCGCGCACCGATGCTCGAGCTGACCTACAACTGGGACCCGGAGACCTATAACGGCGGCCGCAACTTCGGGCACCTGGCCTATCGCGTCGACGATATCTACGGCCTCTGCCAGCACCTGATGGACAACGGCGTCACCATCAACCGCCCCCCGCGGGACGGCCACATGGCCTTCGTCAAGTCGCCGGACGGTATCTCCGTCGAGCTGCTGCAATCCGGCGATCCGCTCCCCGCACAGGAACCCTGGGCGTCGATGGCCAACACGGGGAGCTGGTAA
- a CDS encoding TspO/MBR family protein, translating to MAAGGDRPMDNRRRDRWGLAGWTLLVVIAAMGGVLSPPGDWYAALEKPPLTPPDLLFPIAWTALYVLMIAAAWQVWRRIGLVAGLAVLVPFIAQLGANGLWSILFFQWHRPDLALVDLVVLWALIALTMLRFRRVHPPAAWLLAPYLVWVSYAGYLNIAIILLNGPAPPA from the coding sequence ATGGCCGCCGGTGGCGACCGGCCCATGGATAACCGGCGTCGCGACCGATGGGGACTGGCCGGCTGGACACTGCTGGTGGTGATCGCCGCCATGGGCGGTGTCCTCAGCCCGCCCGGCGACTGGTACGCGGCGCTCGAGAAGCCGCCGCTGACCCCGCCGGATCTGCTCTTCCCGATTGCCTGGACGGCGCTCTACGTCCTGATGATCGCCGCGGCCTGGCAGGTGTGGCGGCGTATCGGCCTGGTCGCCGGACTGGCGGTGCTCGTGCCCTTCATCGCCCAGCTCGGCGCCAACGGCCTGTGGAGTATTCTGTTTTTCCAGTGGCACCGCCCCGATCTGGCGCTGGTGGACCTGGTGGTGCTGTGGGCGCTCATCGCGCTGACCATGCTGCGGTTCCGACGCGTCCATCCGCCGGCCGCGTGGCTGCTCGCTCCTTACCTGGTCTGGGTGAGCTATGCCGGCTACCTGAACATCGCCATTATCCTGCTCAACGGGCCGGCGCCGCCGGCCTGA
- a CDS encoding efflux RND transporter periplasmic adaptor subunit — protein sequence MNLKSYLIALSVALVLVAWMLSGRLDSDDARPGEDQSPAQPVVMDVEVTTLEAESVERFLESQGETEAERDIELRAETSGQVVAVQAAEGDAVAAGDPILRIAMGDREARRAEARARVSQREADFSAARRLSGDGFQSEIALREARAALEAARAQLATIEEEIANTTITAPIAGRVETLSVDKGDYLAAGERVARILDIDPLIATAHVAQQEIRRIETGREARVSLATGDTLTGTVRNIGGAAEPGSRTFRVEVAAANPDALPVGVSATIRIPLDPARAHFLSPAWLALAESGEVGVKTVDADNRVVFEPVDIVRTQRDGVWVTGLADPVRLITVGQGFVRAGDTVNPVPVDASVSDG from the coding sequence GTGAACCTTAAATCCTATCTCATCGCCCTGTCCGTGGCGCTGGTGCTGGTGGCGTGGATGCTGAGTGGCCGGCTGGATAGCGATGATGCCCGGCCAGGGGAGGACCAGTCACCCGCCCAACCGGTCGTCATGGATGTCGAGGTGACCACGCTCGAGGCGGAGTCGGTGGAGCGATTCCTGGAGAGCCAGGGCGAAACCGAGGCCGAGCGCGATATCGAGTTGCGCGCCGAGACATCGGGCCAGGTGGTGGCGGTGCAGGCCGCTGAGGGCGATGCCGTGGCGGCGGGGGATCCGATCCTGCGGATCGCGATGGGGGATCGCGAGGCGCGCCGTGCCGAGGCCCGGGCCCGGGTGAGCCAGCGCGAGGCGGATTTCAGCGCCGCCCGACGTCTTTCCGGCGACGGTTTCCAGTCGGAGATCGCCTTGCGCGAGGCCCGCGCCGCGCTGGAAGCGGCCCGGGCGCAGCTCGCGACCATCGAAGAAGAGATCGCCAACACGACCATTACCGCGCCCATAGCCGGTCGGGTTGAGACCCTCTCCGTGGACAAGGGAGACTACCTCGCCGCCGGCGAGCGTGTGGCGCGGATACTCGACATCGATCCGCTCATCGCCACCGCCCACGTCGCCCAGCAGGAGATCCGCCGTATCGAGACCGGCCGCGAGGCGCGCGTGAGTCTTGCCACCGGCGACACACTGACCGGCACGGTGCGCAATATCGGCGGTGCGGCGGAGCCGGGATCGCGGACGTTTCGCGTCGAGGTGGCGGCCGCCAATCCCGATGCACTGCCGGTGGGTGTCAGCGCCACCATCCGCATTCCCCTCGACCCCGCCCGGGCCCACTTCCTGAGTCCCGCCTGGCTGGCGCTGGCGGAATCCGGCGAGGTCGGTGTCAAGACGGTGGATGCGGACAATCGTGTGGTCTTTGAGCCGGTGGACATCGTTCGCACTCAGCGTGATGGCGTGTGGGTCACCGGACTGGCCGACCCGGTTCGGCTGATCACGGTGGGACAGGGCTTTGTCCGCGCGGGCGACACGGTGAATCCGGTGCCGGTCGACGCCTCCGTCAGCGACGGTTGA
- a CDS encoding efflux RND transporter permease subunit — protein MRALIDAVFSRSRSVTLVLVLILIMGSVAYQNIPKEAEPDVNIPVIYVSMGYEGISPEDAERLLVRPMERELSSIEGLNEIKGTATEGFASVLLEFDAGFDADQALDDVREGVDIARSELPRGAEEPRVNEVNVALFPVLTVALSGAVPERTLIDTARRLQDEAEALPGVLEADIGGNREELLEVIVDDRVMQTYDISYADLFNRVDRNNRLIAAGALDTGAGRLSVKVPGVIEDMNDVLGLPVKVVDDRVVTFGDVADVRRTFKDASEFARVNGEPAVTLEISKRVGANIIEVNNQVRRIVEASRAEWPASLDVTYLQDRSEDIRTMLRDLQNNVLTAVVLVMIVVVAAMGWRPALLVGLAIPGSFLAGILAIHAMGYTMNIVVLFSLILVVGMLVDAAIVVVELAERRLTDGESALEAYRYGAWRMSWPIIAATITTLSVFVPLLFWGGVVGQFMKYLPITVIVTLTASLAMALVFIPVLGGRFGRRERARGSHHRRVRIAEDGDLETLDGFSGGYVRLLRGALRMPGTVLVVVVATVVATYMLYARFGAGVEFFPSTEPDYARVQVQARGDLSIHEKDTLVRAVESRLEGFDEVDFAYARTFADPTRTGGQSLARDAIGVVQLDFVDWTQRRQAAVIIEDIRAALADIPGIRIQIAEQSQGPGQAKPVELRVSGQPDRLATGVEVLRSRMDRLGGFADVEDNRPLPGIEWALQVDREKAARYDADVQGVGNAVQLVTTGVLIADYRPDSADDEVDIRVRYPLADRSLDRLGQLRVPTRHGQVPVSHFVAFEPSPKTGTLERVNGERVLTINADVESGRLVDERVQALRESIADDPLPEGVSVQFKGEDEDQREAQSFLTLAFGVAIALMCIILLTQFNSVWQTLLVLSAIVLSTGGVLLGLMITQRPFSIVMGGVGMIALAGIVVNNNIVLIDTYNGLRAEGQPIAEAILRTAAQRLRPVLLTSVTTVLGLMPMVLKLNVDLLGRSVEFNAPSTQWWAQLSATIAGGLGFATVLTLVLTPCLLMLGHNMHQALTRRKTGGTGA, from the coding sequence GTGCGTGCGCTGATCGACGCCGTTTTCAGCCGCAGCCGTTCCGTGACGCTGGTGCTGGTGCTGATCCTCATTATGGGATCTGTGGCCTATCAGAACATCCCCAAGGAGGCGGAGCCCGACGTCAATATCCCGGTGATCTATGTCTCCATGGGCTACGAGGGAATCTCGCCGGAGGACGCCGAGCGCCTGCTCGTCCGGCCCATGGAGCGCGAGCTCTCGAGCATTGAGGGCCTGAACGAGATCAAGGGCACTGCCACCGAGGGTTTCGCCTCGGTGTTGCTCGAGTTCGACGCCGGATTCGATGCCGACCAGGCGCTGGATGATGTGCGCGAGGGGGTGGATATCGCCCGCTCGGAACTGCCCCGGGGCGCCGAAGAGCCACGGGTGAACGAGGTCAACGTGGCGCTCTTCCCGGTGCTCACCGTGGCCCTGTCAGGTGCTGTGCCGGAGCGCACGCTGATCGACACCGCGAGGCGGTTGCAGGATGAGGCCGAAGCCCTGCCCGGCGTGCTCGAGGCGGATATCGGCGGTAATCGCGAGGAGCTGCTCGAGGTCATCGTCGATGACCGGGTCATGCAGACCTACGATATCTCCTACGCCGATCTGTTCAATCGGGTTGACCGCAACAATCGCCTGATCGCCGCCGGGGCGCTGGATACCGGTGCGGGGCGCTTGTCGGTCAAGGTCCCCGGCGTTATCGAAGACATGAACGATGTCCTCGGTCTGCCGGTGAAGGTTGTCGACGACCGGGTGGTCACCTTCGGTGATGTCGCCGACGTACGCCGTACGTTCAAGGACGCCAGCGAGTTCGCCCGGGTCAATGGCGAGCCGGCGGTGACGCTGGAGATCTCCAAGCGCGTCGGCGCCAACATCATCGAGGTCAACAACCAGGTCCGCCGGATCGTGGAGGCCAGCCGTGCGGAGTGGCCGGCCTCCCTCGATGTGACCTATCTCCAGGACCGCTCCGAGGACATCCGGACCATGCTTCGGGACCTGCAGAACAACGTTCTGACCGCGGTGGTGCTGGTCATGATCGTGGTGGTAGCGGCCATGGGCTGGCGTCCGGCGCTGCTGGTGGGGCTCGCCATTCCGGGCTCGTTCCTGGCCGGGATTCTCGCCATCCACGCGATGGGCTACACGATGAATATCGTCGTGCTGTTCAGTCTTATCCTGGTGGTGGGCATGCTTGTCGACGCCGCCATCGTGGTGGTTGAACTCGCCGAGCGTCGCCTCACGGACGGCGAGTCGGCCCTCGAGGCCTATCGCTATGGCGCCTGGCGCATGAGCTGGCCGATCATCGCGGCCACCATCACCACGCTATCGGTCTTCGTGCCGCTGCTGTTCTGGGGCGGCGTGGTCGGCCAGTTCATGAAGTACCTGCCGATCACGGTGATCGTCACGCTGACGGCCTCGCTCGCCATGGCGCTGGTGTTCATACCGGTGCTGGGCGGTCGTTTCGGCCGTCGGGAGCGTGCCCGCGGCAGCCACCATCGCCGCGTGCGCATCGCCGAGGATGGCGACCTGGAGACCCTTGATGGATTCAGTGGTGGCTATGTACGGCTGCTGCGCGGCGCGCTGCGGATGCCCGGCACGGTGCTGGTGGTGGTCGTGGCCACGGTGGTGGCGACCTACATGCTCTATGCCCGCTTCGGGGCAGGGGTGGAGTTCTTCCCCTCCACCGAGCCCGATTACGCCCGGGTCCAGGTCCAGGCACGGGGTGATCTGTCCATTCACGAGAAAGACACGCTGGTCCGGGCGGTGGAATCCCGCCTCGAGGGCTTCGACGAAGTTGATTTCGCCTATGCCCGGACCTTCGCCGATCCGACCCGCACTGGTGGGCAGTCGCTGGCCCGGGATGCCATCGGCGTGGTGCAGCTCGATTTCGTCGACTGGACGCAGCGTCGGCAGGCGGCGGTGATCATCGAGGATATCCGTGCCGCTCTGGCGGATATCCCCGGCATCCGGATCCAGATTGCCGAGCAGAGCCAGGGACCGGGACAGGCCAAACCGGTCGAGCTCCGGGTCTCCGGGCAGCCGGATCGCCTGGCAACGGGGGTCGAGGTCCTGCGCTCACGGATGGACCGGCTGGGCGGCTTCGCCGATGTCGAGGACAACCGGCCACTGCCGGGCATCGAGTGGGCGCTGCAGGTGGACCGGGAAAAGGCGGCCCGTTACGACGCCGATGTCCAGGGCGTGGGCAATGCCGTCCAGCTTGTCACGACCGGCGTGCTGATCGCCGATTACCGGCCGGATAGCGCCGATGACGAGGTGGATATCCGGGTGCGCTATCCGCTGGCGGATCGCAGTCTCGATCGCCTGGGCCAACTGCGGGTCCCGACCCGTCACGGGCAGGTGCCGGTGAGTCATTTCGTCGCCTTCGAGCCGTCGCCGAAGACCGGGACGCTGGAGCGGGTCAACGGCGAGCGGGTGCTGACCATCAACGCCGATGTCGAGTCCGGTCGGCTGGTGGACGAGCGGGTGCAGGCGTTGCGGGAATCGATCGCCGACGATCCCCTGCCCGAGGGCGTGAGCGTCCAGTTCAAGGGTGAGGACGAGGATCAGCGCGAAGCGCAGTCGTTCCTGACCCTGGCCTTCGGGGTGGCGATTGCCCTGATGTGTATTATCCTGCTGACGCAGTTCAACAGCGTCTGGCAGACATTGCTGGTGCTCTCCGCCATCGTGCTGTCCACCGGCGGCGTGCTGCTCGGGCTCATGATCACGCAGCGACCGTTCAGCATTGTCATGGGCGGGGTTGGCATGATCGCGCTGGCGGGCATCGTGGTGAATAACAACATCGTGCTGATCGACACCTATAACGGCCTGCGTGCCGAGGGCCAGCCGATCGCCGAGGCGATTCTGCGGACCGCCGCCCAGCGCCTGCGCCCGGTGCTGCTTACGTCGGTAACCACGGTGCTGGGGCTAATGCCCATGGTGCTCAAGCTGAATGTTGATCTGCTGGGCCGAAGCGTCGAGTTCAATGCACCCTCCACCCAGTGGTGGGCGCAGCTTTCGGCGACCATCGCCGGCGGCCTTGGCTTTGCGACGGTGCTCACGCTGGTGCTCACGCCCTGTCTGCTGATGCTCGGGCATAATATGCACCAGGCGCTGACGCGCCGGAAAACGGGGGGAACAGGGGCATGA
- a CDS encoding AzlD domain-containing protein: MIDPLWGITVVIGAGTFAWRGAFLVFGHGLQMPDLVRRGLNYVPPAVFAALVLPGLVQWQADGTVDAARLLAGALAGWVAWRTRSILPTMIIGMIALWGLRALLPA, encoded by the coding sequence GTGATTGATCCGCTCTGGGGCATTACCGTGGTGATCGGTGCGGGCACATTCGCCTGGCGCGGGGCGTTTCTGGTGTTCGGTCACGGCCTGCAGATGCCCGATCTGGTACGCCGTGGCCTCAACTACGTCCCGCCGGCGGTTTTTGCCGCCCTGGTATTGCCCGGGCTTGTCCAGTGGCAGGCGGACGGGACGGTGGACGCGGCCCGGCTGCTGGCCGGTGCGCTGGCCGGCTGGGTGGCCTGGCGAACGCGGTCGATCCTGCCGACGATGATTATCGGCATGATCGCGCTCTGGGGCCTGCGGGCGCTCCTCCCCGCCTGA